In Rhodospirillales bacterium RIFCSPLOWO2_02_FULL_58_16, a genomic segment contains:
- a CDS encoding chemotaxis response regulator protein-glutamate methylesterase has product MVVDDSAVIRGLITKMLEDDPAITVAVSAGNGEVAVSNLARHDIDVIILDIEMPVMDGLTALPKLLEVDPNVKIIMASTLTARNADISLRALEAGAADYVPKPTSAREIGMGGEFRRELQEKVKALGLARRRARILRGASERPKGAASAPIKAAIGPIGPVSLRKPGTEKPDVLTIGSSTGGPQALFTFLGKLGKDIKLPILITQHMPATFTAILADHINRLTGWPCSEAKDGDVITSGHIHLAPGGYHMLVTTKGAQRVLSINDGPPENFCKPAVDPMFRSIAKTFGARVMAVVLTGMGSDGAKGGTEIADAGGTLIAQDEKTSVVWGMPGAAAAAGICSAVLPLEELASYVAKHVGRGHS; this is encoded by the coding sequence ATGGTCGTGGACGACTCTGCGGTTATTCGCGGACTGATAACCAAAATGCTTGAGGATGATCCGGCTATTACCGTCGCCGTTTCCGCAGGCAACGGCGAGGTAGCGGTAAGCAACCTTGCCCGTCATGACATTGATGTCATTATCCTCGATATTGAAATGCCGGTGATGGACGGCCTGACGGCGTTGCCCAAGCTTCTTGAGGTAGACCCGAACGTCAAGATTATCATGGCTTCCACGCTGACTGCGCGCAACGCCGATATAAGCCTGCGCGCGCTCGAAGCCGGGGCCGCCGATTATGTGCCTAAACCGACTTCCGCACGCGAAATCGGCATGGGCGGAGAATTCCGCAGGGAGCTTCAGGAAAAGGTCAAGGCGCTGGGACTCGCCCGAAGGCGCGCCCGCATTTTACGGGGAGCGTCCGAACGGCCCAAGGGGGCTGCTTCCGCGCCGATCAAGGCGGCCATAGGACCGATCGGCCCCGTTTCCTTGCGCAAGCCGGGAACGGAAAAACCGGACGTTCTGACTATCGGCAGTTCGACGGGCGGCCCGCAAGCCCTGTTCACCTTTCTCGGCAAACTCGGGAAAGATATCAAGCTGCCGATCCTTATCACCCAGCACATGCCGGCGACCTTTACCGCTATTCTGGCCGATCATATCAACCGTCTGACCGGTTGGCCGTGCAGCGAGGCCAAAGACGGCGACGTAATCACCTCCGGACATATTCATCTGGCTCCCGGCGGCTATCATATGTTGGTGACGACCAAAGGCGCTCAGCGGGTGTTGAGCATTAACGACGGCCCGCCGGAAAATTTTTGCAAGCCCGCCGTTGATCCTATGTTTCGAAGCATTGCCAAAACCTTCGGCGCCCGCGTGATGGCGGTAGTTCTGACCGGCATGGGGTCCGACGGGGCCAAGGGCGGGACGGAGATTGCCGATGCCGGCGGCACCCTTATCGCCCAGGATGAAAAAACCAGCGTCGTTTGGGGCATGCCCGGAGCGGCGGCGGCGGCCGGAATATGCAGCGCCGTGCTCCCGCTTGAAGAGCTTGCGTCCTATGTTGCAAAACATGTCGGCAGGGGTCACTCATGA